TGGAACTGATGAGGCTCATGGAATAAATATAGACAGTTATGCAGAAGTGAGAGATATAGTAAATAATGGAGCTATAAATGTCATTAGTAATAATGGTAAGAGTGTTGGAATATTAGGATTTTATGCAACAGTGAAAAATATACTAAATAGTGGAAGAATAACTGGTACTGCTCCTAGTGGCGGTAATGGTTATGGGATAAATTTAGAAGGCACAGAGGTGGAAGAGATAATAAATAGTGGGAATATAACAGGTGCTGGCTATATTTATGGTGGTCGTGGTTATGGAATATATTTATTAAATGGTTCAACAATAGAGAGAGATATAACTAATAGTGGAAGTATAACTGGTACTGCTGTTGGTGGCAGTGGTGGATTTAGTCATGGGATAAATTTAGAAGATGTAACAGTGGAAAATATACTAAATAGTGGAAGTATAACAGGTGCTGGTACTGACTCTGGTTATGGAATAAATTTATTGAGTGGTTCAAAAATAAAAGAAGATATAACTAATAGTGGAAGCATAATTGGTATTAGTGATGCTTATGGTAATGGAGTAAGATTAAGTAATTCAACAATAGAAGGAGATATAACTAATAGTGGAAGTATAACTGGCACTGCTAATAGTAGTTCTAGTTCTGTTTATGGAATATATTTATTAAATGGTTCAACAATAGAAGGAGATATAACTAATAGTGGAAGTATAACTGGTACTGCTCTTGGTAGGTATACTTATGGTTCTAGTTCTGGTTATGGGGTAAGTTTAAATAATTCATCAACAGTAGAAAATATAATAAATGGTGGAAGTATAACTGGTACTGTTGCTGTTGCTGAAACTCCTGGTTCAGGTTATGGAATTTCTATTGATGGAGCGATAGAAACTTTGATAAATAGTGGCTTAATAACAGGAACAGGAAAAAATGATGGTGCAGGAGTAAGTTTAGGTAGTTCAACAACAGAAGGAGATATAACTAATAGTGGAAGTATAACTGCTGCTGGTAGTTCTAGTTCTGGAATAAGTTTAAATTGGGCAACAATAAAAGGAGATATAACCAATAGTGGAAGTATAACTAGTACTGGTACTTCTTCTGTTTATGGAATGTATTTGATTGGTCCAGCAATCAATATAATAAATAGTGGAGTAATCTCAGGAAGAGCTCCTGCAGATGCTGCTGGGTATGGTATCGAATCTCGTTCTTATGGAAATAAGGGAAATATAAATAATTTAGGGGTTGTATTTGGAAGTATTAGTGCTGTAGGTGAAAATAGTACAGTTAATAATTATGGAATACTTATAGCAGGAAGAAATTCAGTAGTTGAAGGGGGAACAGCAACAAATTATGGTCTGGAAATTAGTGGCACAGATGGAAAGGTAAGTGAAGCCACACAAAATCTTACTGATCCAATAGTAATAGGGCATGATGCAGAAGGAAATGAAATAAAAAGAGAAATGAATATAAAAAATGCTGGTATTATTGGTAGTTCAGGAGTAGGAACTTCAACAGATAGTTTTACATTTGCTAGTAATCCAGTAGAATTTGATAACTCTATACTAAATGGAAAAGACAGCACATTAAAAGTTTCAGGAGCAGATAATAAAGTATCAGGTTCAATAATTAATGCTTATGGAAGAGCAGTTATCTTTGATACAGCTGGAGGAGAAATTACACTATCAGGAACAGTGGTAAATGGAGGAATAGATGGAAGCAGTACTGTAATAGGAAGTGACACAGGAGATGTATTAATACTTCAATCTGCAGAAATTAAATATGTAGATGGCAATAGAGTTCATAATACTGTAATTAATGGAAATATAGACATGGGAAAAGGAGAAGACATCTTTACTATTGCAGGTGAAGGAATAGTTAATGGTAACATAGACATGGGAATGGGAGATGATACTCTCACAGTAGGAATAGGAAGTACAATCAATGGAAAAATAGATATGGGAGAAGGAAAAGATGTCCTTACTATTGCAGATAAAGGAATAATTAATGGTAACATAAACATGGGGATAGGAGAAGATAGTCTTACAATAGAAACAGGAAGCATAATCAATGGAAAAATAGATATGGGAGAAGGAAAAGATGTCCTTACTATTGCAGATGAAGGAATAGTTAATGGTGACATAGACATGGGAGCAGAAGAAGATACTCTTACAGTAGGAATAGGAAGCATAATCAATGGAAAAATAGATATGGGAACAGGAGATGATACCCTTACAATAGAAACAGGAAGTGTTATCAATGGAACTCTTGATGGGGGTGTAGGAAATGATACTCTTAATTTTAATTCACCAGTAACAAGAGCTTCAAATAGTGGAGAAATAAATATTCTTCATAATATTTCAGGTTTTGAAAATATGAATATAAATACAAATGTAACTTTATTTGAAACAACTGTTGATAGTGATGGAAAAACAACAGGTTTA
This genomic stretch from Fusobacterium sp. harbors:
- a CDS encoding beta strand repeat-containing protein produces the protein MIENIMKAVKSGNKKRGRNITIGVVIGLLLSCVAVMGEDIGHEIVSKNDSEYDFINNEDIAVSSSGDDVIGLAVISSTMRNILNNKSINAAGDNSGGIFINSSTVEGDIINNGAIDTTGTSKSYGIIIGDRSIMRDIINNGTISVVGTDEAHGINIDSYAEVRDIVNNGAINVISNNGKSVGILGFYATVKNILNSGRITGTAPSGGNGYGINLEGTEVEEIINSGNITGAGYIYGGRGYGIYLLNGSTIERDITNSGSITGTAVGGSGGFSHGINLEDVTVENILNSGSITGAGTDSGYGINLLSGSKIKEDITNSGSIIGISDAYGNGVRLSNSTIEGDITNSGSITGTANSSSSSVYGIYLLNGSTIEGDITNSGSITGTALGRYTYGSSSGYGVSLNNSSTVENIINGGSITGTVAVAETPGSGYGISIDGAIETLINSGLITGTGKNDGAGVSLGSSTTEGDITNSGSITAAGSSSSGISLNWATIKGDITNSGSITSTGTSSVYGMYLIGPAINIINSGVISGRAPADAAGYGIESRSYGNKGNINNLGVVFGSISAVGENSTVNNYGILIAGRNSVVEGGTATNYGLEISGTDGKVSEATQNLTDPIVIGHDAEGNEIKREMNIKNAGIIGSSGVGTSTDSFTFASNPVEFDNSILNGKDSTLKVSGADNKVSGSIINAYGRAVIFDTAGGEITLSGTVVNGGIDGSSTVIGSDTGDVLILQSAEIKYVDGNRVHNTVINGNIDMGKGEDIFTIAGEGIVNGNIDMGMGDDTLTVGIGSTINGKIDMGEGKDVLTIADKGIINGNINMGIGEDSLTIETGSIINGKIDMGEGKDVLTIADEGIVNGDIDMGAEEDTLTVGIGSIINGKIDMGTGDDTLTIETGSVINGTLDGGVGNDTLNFNSPVTRASNSGEINILHNISGFENMNINTNVTLFETTVDSDGKTTGLTVTDAGNITIGANGVLTLRIDTLKTDNSSGTDKITGHALYGNNGVVSS